CTAATGTGTGCAAGGGATTCTGGGAATCTCTAGGTACACCAGAACCtggaaggagaacagagaacaagAGCGACCGGCTAGAGGTCCAGCTGTGCTGTGTGCCTGCCCAGACCTGGCTCTGTCCCTCTCCTGGACACAACACAACCGTCACAAAACCCTCAGTCTGGCTCTGTCCCTCTCCTGGATACAACACAACCGTCACAAAACCCTCAGGACCCAGGGCTGCCCGTCGCCAACACACCTCCCTACCCGCCCCCCAGAGCAACActggaggcaaagaaaggaaCGGAGACCAGCAGTGTGGGACAGCTACGGTTTATTTCCAGGGGCAGGGTGAGTCAGGACTGAGGGAATGGTGGGACACTCCCATCCAGCTGGTAGCTCCTCATCTGCTGGTCATGGTTTGCGAGAGCTCCCTTTGTCCTGAGCGGAGAAATGGGTTCTAAGAGGAAGCTGGGGGAGTGGGTATCTCTGGGGAGCACTGGGCAGGAGAAGGCTAGCAGGGAACACTGCTCTCGGATTCTGCCTGGATCTTTTAAGATCTTCAGTCCACACAAGCTGGATATCCCCGTTGGGCTCATGCCCCTCCCCTCACCCATCCCACTGGCTGAAGTAGGCAGCTCAGCTCTCCCAACCCCCTCCCACTGGGGAAGCTGAATGCCCTACCCTGCCCATCTCTGCCTACCCCTTTCTTCTAGACTGACCTGCTGGGAGGCCAGTCCCTGTGAATCCCACCTAGCTAGCATTCCCCAGATGGGCAAAAATGCTTGGTACAGTGCTAGCCTGTGCCCTGGTCTCCTAGGGGATCATTAGTCCCTCAAGGACCACAGCAAGGAAGCTTGCCCTACTAGaagctgatatatatatatatgcagaccCTCACTCAAGGTACGGTGGtacatgcctagaatcccagtactcaggcagctgagtcaggaaacgCTAAACTTTGAGGTAAACCcaggctacctagtgagttcaaggctagcctgagctatattgggaggctttgtctcaaaattaaataataaggtACAAAAACggaatttattttgttcatttacaCTAGAAATGTGTTGCGACCGGGAAATAGCCATCTCTCATACCGCTGCCCCATTCCCTCAGACTTCAAGCAGGCGTTCCTGAGATGTGGGTAATTCTGTCCCCATTTCACCACTGCCGCTGTCCCATAAAGACCCTAAGTCTTGGGAAGGATGTTTTAGGATAAGGATTAAAATGTCAGCAGCACAAAGAGCCAATCAGGTGACTAGAATGCTTGACAGACAGATCAGAATAGTCACTAGAGAACCACAGTACAGAGTAGGAGCACCCTGTACCATGGAAAGGGGTCCCAGAGGGGCCAGATCTTTCGAGATGAGTCAAGCACCTAGATCATGAAGTGAAGTCATccaatttttaaagtttggcAAGTAATTCgtgttctttttattcttaatgtGCCTTGGTGATTCATGAGAAGGTCACCTGGACCTCTTGGGTGTGTACTGTTGTTTCTTAACAGCCTCCAATTTTCCTGAGTCTCCGTATCAACCCTGTcattccagctactcaggaagctgaggcaggaggattacgaGTTCAAGGACTGCCTTGACAActtagtgaaactctgtctcaaaataaaaagtgaaaaagaatgCTAGAGATGTGGTTCAGGGGtaaagcccctgcctagaatcccccagtgaggggctggggcgtNNNNNNNNNNNNNNNNNNNNNNNNNNNNNNNNNNNNNNNNNNNNNNNNNNNNNNNNNNNNNNNNNNNNNNNNNNNNNNNNNNNNNNNNNNNNNNNNNNNNNNNNNNNNNNNNNNNNNNNNNNNNNNNNNNNNNNNNNNNNNNNNNNNNNNNNNNNNNNNNNNNNNNNNNNNNNNNNNNNNNNNNNNNNNNNNNNNNNNNNNNNNNNNNNNNNNNNNNNNNNNNNNNNNNNNNNNNNNNNNNNNNNNNNNNNNNNNNNNNNNNNNNNNNNNNNNNNNNNNNNNNNNNNNNNNNNNNNNNNNNNNNNNNNNNNNNNNNNNNNNNNNNNNNNNNNNNNNNNNNNNNNNNNNNNNNNNNNNNNNNNNNNNNNNNNNNNNNNNNNNNNNNNNNNNNNNNNNNNNNNNNNNNNNNNNNNNNNNNNNNNNNNNNNNNNNNNNNNNNNNNNNNNNNNNNNNNNNNNNNNNNNNNNNNNNNNNNNNNNNNNNNNNNNNNNNNNNNNNNNNNNNNNNNNNNNNNNNNNNNNNNNNNNNNNNNNNNNNNNNNNNNNNNNNNNNNNNNNNNNNNNNNNNNNNNNNNNNNNNNNNNNNNNNNNNNNNNNNNNNNNNNNNNNNNNNNNNNNNNNNNNNNNNNNNNNNNNNNNNNNNNNNNNNNNNNNNNNNNNNNNNNNNNNNNNNNNNNNNNNNNNNNNNNNNNNNNNNNNNNNNNNNNNNNNNNNNNNNNNNNNNNNNNNNNNNNNNNNNNNNNNNNNNNNNNNNNNNNNNNNNNNNNNNNNNNNNNNNNNNNNNNNNNNNNNNNNNNNNNNNNNNNNNNNNNNNNNNNNNNNNNNNNNNNNNNNNNNNNNNNNNNNNNNNNNNNNNNNNNNNNNNNNNNNNNNNNNNNNNNNNNNNNNNNNNNNNNNNNNNNNNNNNNNNNNNNNNNNNNNNNNNNNNNNNNNNNNNNNNNNNNNNNNNNNNNNNNNNNNNNNNNNNNNNNNNNNNNNNNNNNNNNNNNNNNNNNNNNNNNNNNNNNNNNNNNNNNTCTACCACTGAACCATGCCCctaacccctcactgggggattctatgAAGGGATTCCACACTGAGTTTCAACTCAGACCTTCACTGATgggttttaattttgagatattaTCTCCTTAAATTGCCTAAGCAGGTtatgaactcactctgtagttcagggtggcctcaaatttgcCAGCTCTACCAccaccctttcttcccaaattgCAGGGACTACAAGCCTGCATCTCACAGGTCTAAAGGGGAGACTGAGATTGATGATTCACCTGGTTCTTTAAGCTGAGATATTAaagacacccccacacacacactgctcattGCCAGTGCCCAACAATTTCTGAGTTCACCCTATCTTCCCAGGTCTCCATGGCCCCCTACTTGTGGACCCATTCAGTTTGAGCGTTTGCCTAAAACCTTAGCAGTCTTCATTACTACCCTCTGCCACACCGTGAAGGCGTctagctctcctctctggtcctCTGCTCTCAAATCAGCGAGGGCGTGGCCTTCAGGCCCTTACCTTGTTTATGGCATCCCAGTTAATAAAAGGCATCTTGGATTTAAAATTCTGcagggaaaacaaaaggaaatgaaacagtgtttgttttgttttgtttttgaccaGAAAAGGTCAAgggctgagctggagagatggctccgtggttaagaactCAGGATGCtctctccagaggtcctgagttctattcccagcaaccacatggtggctcacagccatctgtaactccagttccaggaaatccgatgcccttttctggcctctgctgacaccaggtacacatatgtgtgcacacaaacatatgtgcaaGCCAAGCACTCATATGCATGAAATTAAAacgaaattttaaagattttaaaggaGAAGGTCAAGGCTGTGGCTTTTTCTTGGGATGTGGAGGACTGAGGAAGTGGGGTTGCTTCTCCTCAGGGGTGCCGAGCAAGCTTGCAAAACTTACCTCCCAGAAACTGTCAAAGTTGAAAGGTGAGGAAGACGGGTCAGAGTTCTAAGGAATGGATGAGAAACGGCAGGAAGTTAAGAGTCTGCTTTGTGAGCAAGAGGCAGGAGATATGGGTGTCAGGAAGGAACAAGACACAAAGATGCCTGGCACCCCAGTCCCAGCCCAAGGTGGAGTAAGTACGGCCACTCACCAAAGTTTTGAGTCCACTGACAGCTTCATTGCGCCCACCGTCCCCATTGTACCCATGCTCCTGGGAAGTGGAAAGGAAGCCATGTTCAAGGCTCATGTCCACCTGCCAGACTATTCCaggcctgcccatctcctccaccGGCCCcacatctcttctctctcccacgCCTGAACTCCCAGCTCAGAAATGACTTCACCCACACAGCTGACCTGATCTCTTGAGACGTGcattcattgtgtagcccaggctggccttaaacttgcagtGATTCCCCCTGCGTCGCCTCCCAGGCTTACAGGAGTGATGGTGATCCACCACCATGCCCGACTGCNNNNNNNNNNNNNNNNNNNNNNNNNNNNNNNNNNNNNNNNNNNNNNNNNNNNNNNNNNNNNNNNNNNNNNNNNNNNNNNNNNNNNNNNNNNNNNNNNNNNNNNNNNNNNNNNNNNNNNNNNNNNNNNNNNNNNNNNNNNNNNNNNNNNNNNNNNNNNNNNNNNNNNNNNNNNNNNNNNNNNNNNNNNNNNNNNNNNNNNNNNNNNNNNNNNNNNNNNNNNNNNNNNNNNNNNNNNNNNNNNNNNNNNNNNNNNNNNNNNNNNNNNNNNNNNNNNNNNNNNNNNNNNNNNNNNNNNNNNNNNNNNNNNNNNNNNNNNNNNNNNNNNNNNNNNNNNNNNNNNNNNNNNNNNNNNNNNNNNNNNNNNNNNNNNNNNNNNNNNNNNNNNNNNNNNNNNNNNNNNNNNNNNNNNNNNNNNNNNNNNNNNNNNNNNNNNNNNNNNNNNNNNNNNNNNNNNNNNNNNNNNNNNNNNNNNNNNNNNNNNNNNNNNNNNNNNNNNNNNNNNNNNNNNNNNNNNNNNNNNNNNNNNNNNNNNNNNNNNNNNNNNNNNNNNNNNNNNNNNNNNNNNNNNNNNNNNNNNNNNNNNNNNNNNNNNNNNNNNNNNNNNNNNNNNNNNNNNNNNNNNNNNNNNNNNNNNNNNNNNNNNNNNNNNNNNNNNNNNNNNNNNNNNNNNNNNNNNNNNNNNNNNNNNNNNNNNNNNNNNNNNNNNNNNNNNNNNNNNNNNNNNNNNNNNNNNNNNNNNNNNNNNNNNNNNNNNNNNNNNNNNNNNNNNNNNNNNNNNNNNNNNNNNNNNNNNNNNNNNNNNNNNNNNNNNNNNNNNNNNNNNNNNNNNtttttttttttcgagacagggtttctctgtagactcTCTCCAAGTTGCTAGTTCAACTAGCTTTGAACACGCTATAGATTAGGCagtccttaaatttttgtttcttggcaTTCTGTCCCACTCTCTACTGTCCCTTCTGCTAAGCCACCCTGACCCCTGACTCACCTGGTAATCATGGGGACCACCAAGGAGATGGCTGCTTTCTCTACTTTCCTAGGGAGACAGACATAAAGCACAGAAGTCAGTTTAAGGGAAGGTAGGACAGAGGGGTGCAGGGGTGCcggggtggagagaggagtgtGGACAGGGCCTTCCCTCCTAAGACTCCTCCAGATATTGCTCCAACATCTCAGGGGTGGGCCGGTGACTGCTCACTCATGCTTACTAATACATCAGCATCTACTAATATCCAtttctccagaacccacagaagtgTGACTAAGTCATCTCCATCTTCCCCTGGCCGGGCTGCTGGACTAAACTGACAGACTAGAAACTCCAATGGGCTGATGTCTGCACTGGGCAGAAAGGGGGTGGCTGCTGGTGCCTGTACCAGGCAGAAGGGGGGTGGCCGCTGGTGACGGCACACATTATGTGGCTATGCTGCTTAGGCACCTCCGGAGTTAGAGATCAGCAGCTCCATTGTCTGTTCCTCGTTCCCACTGAGGACCTGGCCAGAATGTGGGATACCTGCCTTGTTAGTATTACTACCGAAGACTGGTACACGCAAAGTATCTACTCTCAAAAGCTGCCATCCCCCTGCCCTGATGTCCCCTGAGACCTCTGGGACCTCCCTGTTCTCTGCTAAAGTaacataaaaggaagaaaaggagaaaaaaataaaatcatgtaagTACTTGTAAATACTAGAGAATAGTAGaggcatttaaaataatacaccagggcaggagagatggctcagaagttaagagcattgcctgttcttccaaaggacctgagttcaattcccagcaaccacatggtggctcacaaccatctgtaatggggtctggtgccctcttctggcctgcaggcatacacagaataatgtatacataataaataaataaaNNNNNNNNNNNNNNNNNNNNNNNNNNNNNNNNNNNNNNNNNNNNNNNNNNNNNNNNNNNNNNNNNNNNNNNNNNNNNNNNNNNNNNNNNNNNNNNNNNNNNNNNNNNNNNNNNNNNNNNNNNNNNNNNNNNNNNNNNNNNNNNNNNNNNNNNNNNttgctcttttctgtttgttttgtttttcaggacagggtttcactctagccctggttttcctggatctcacagtgatctgcctgcctctgcctcccacgtgctggtaCTAAAGCTGACTCCCTATGTTcttaaaagtgatttaaaaaataaatcaactgggcggtggtggcacatgcctttaatcccagcatttggaaagcagagaaaggtggTTATcggtgagttcaaaggcagcctggtctagagagtgagttcaaggacagtccgGACAGTTgcatggaaaaaccctgtctctaaataaatcaataataaagcAACAAGAGTTAACAAGCTGAAAAAGATGCTCTTAAAACCTGGGAGCCCATAAAAGTTAGCACCCTGATATACAGGTTCTTCGGAGAGCTGCCTCTGCTCAGTCTTTCTAGCCTCTCCATCTTCTCCCCATCTCATCCTACCCCTTGCCCAGTGACCTCCGCTGCCACCAGGGCCCAGCCCAGAAACCTCAATATCTCCAGGGAGCGGATGAGAAACTCAGAGTCCCAGCCCCACACCAGATCTGCTGGCTCAACCTGCACTTTGCACAAGACCTCTAGGTGTGGACAGGAGTGTTCacacttgctcagcctgcatcaCTGCGGGTACTGACCCTAGTGCCCAGATTTCCAGAATAGCTAAGGAAGGTGTGTATGTGCGCTACTAGAGTTCACTGGATTCTGGCCACCGGCCAGGGATGGGATGTTTGAAATGTCTGTCACACCTGTGACTCTGGCACTcaagagaccgaggcaggaggatcaaaagtctGAAGTTAGCCTGGGCTCGAGTGAgagaggccctttctcaaaaataaatgaaatcagacCAGTTTACGCAGGAATTCCTCGTAGCCTCGTCTGGATGTAAAGCCAAGCACAAGGCACAGGGTTTGCCGTCCGTGTTTAAGGCCTGTTTGGGCTAGCTGtttagggagttcaaggccagcctgagaaacTTAGTGAGCCCCAGTCTCAAGATAGAAGCTAAAAGAAGCTGGGCTTCGCGGTttatgcctgcaatctcagcatttaCAAAGCTAAGGCAAAAGGATTGTTCTGTGTTTCAGGCCAGTTGAACCGACCCTGTTAGGGAGGtcttgtctaaaaaaagaaaaaaaaggaaggaaggaaggaaggaaggaaggaaggaaggaaggaaggaaggaaggaaagaaggaagaaaggacagaaaatgaaGACCAGTTCCATGGTGGTATATTTGCCTAGAATCCAgcactgaggggctggggagggcaTGGATGCTCAGTAGTTAGAGCACCTGCCCAGAATGCCCCAGTgaagggctgtggctcagtggtaaagcggATGCCTAGCAAGAATAAGGCCCATGGTTCAGTCCCTGGcagctcacacatgcatgcacgcacacacacgaggAATGCTGTCCAGTTGTCCACTGTGACTTAGGAGACTTAAGTTTTTAGGGGTCTATGCTTGGGTTCCCTGCAGGGATTGGATGGAGGTGAGCATCAGtaatgatggctcagcagagcGTGCTCCTGAGGCCACAGCACAGTCACAATAACAAAAGGTTTGTCTCTCACCTGATTCCCAGATCCTCCAGCCGTGCGTGCATCATCCCCTGGGTTGTCACACTGTggaggaaagatttttttctcaatctCCCAGTGACCTACAATCTCAGCCCTCATGTCAGCATAGCAATCAGCTCCCCTCGGGAGGCAGCAATGCCCCCACTTTCAGCCGAGCCCCACCCCGACTCCTCTTCCAGCATCTGGGTCCACATGTACTCCCTGGCCACTCACCTCGGGTCTGTTCCCACCACCACTTCCACCTCTGCTGCCCGAGGACGAGGACGAGCCAGTTCCCTGCAAGGAAAGAATCCTCATGTTGTCATGTGCGCCAAGGGACCCAGGAgtccccagccatctctccagtctccattcTTTCCTCACCTATGGCCAACTGGTTGCTAGAGGCCGGACTTTAGTACAAGAAGAAGGCCAAGTATGGCCCAGGGTTTAGAAATACACAGTGCCCTTCGGGGGCTGAGCTGTTAgctctccaacacacacacacgcaaacgcacacgctcacacatgcacacaactctAAGAAGCTGCCATTGGaggggaggctgaagagatgactcagaggttaggagcacatattcttccagagaacccgagttcGGTTCCCCAggcccatgttgggcagctcacaatggcctgGAACTGCAGCTTCAGAGACCCATCagtctggcctccatgggcacctgcacacacgaaCACgtacctacatacacatacacacctcataaaaattgttttaaagaactGCCACTAAGGGACAGGCTAGAGCCTGCTCTAACCCAACCCTTCTTTATGCACCCCTTCTTAGAACAAAAAGGGAGATCCTAGAGTCCTTACCCTGGAGACTGAATAGCCTTCATCAAAATTAGACGTTTCTATGTCCTGAATGGAGAGAGAGGGTTCTCAGACTGCATGCAAAGCCACCGGTGGCATCAACAGcggctttatttattcatttgtccatgtagcccaggatagcccagCAGCCACCCCCAGGGAGCTAGGATGAGaggagtgtgtcaccacacttggctcaTGTGGGAttggggatgggacccaggacTTTGgacatgctaggtgagcactgtGTATCCACTGAGCACCTCCTTTCTCAGACCCCTAAGGTGTGACATCCCTGTGTGGCCCAAGTTTGGACATCCTGTCTTGGAGCTCATCTCTAAAGTGCCCCTCTGGTTCTCCCACCATCACGTGGGGGCCTGACAGGTGCTGTCTACACCACAGCTGTCCTTAAGTCTCTATGGGTACAAcccatctctccccaccccattcttCCTGAAGCATCCCAAACAAGTGGGGGCAGACTTGTCTACTTTGTTTGAGATGcagccctggttggcctcaaactcacagcaatcctcctgccttcgccTTCTAGGTGCTGGAGAGAACACTATTATCCTATGCCCACCTGTCTCCTCCGGCCCCTCACCCTCAGCTCTACTCAGCAAGGAGCAAAGGTTAGACCTGAACCAGAACTCTCCCaccatggcagcaggcacaggaaaGGAGTAAGTGATGTAGGAAGTCAGTGCCCCTTCTTAAGGAACCCTGTTATTAGGGCTGGGCGGGTGGGGAACCAGGGCTGAAGGAGTCCCAGGGTGACCACTGTCACTGACACCATCCACTCTAGGGCTGTTGACATATTTAAGGGAAACCCCAGAGCCTGGTTCCTCACCATCAGGACGGTcacctcaacccaaggaagcaaCTTACCCGGGACCCAGAACCACTGTTGCCACTGTTGCCTTGGCCACCATTGCCGTGGCCACCATTGCCATGGCCACCGTTGCCATGGCCACCGTTGCCGTGGCCACCGTTGCCATGACTATTGCCATTGCTGCCACCTTGACTATTGCCACTGCTGCTACCATGGCCACCATTGCCACCACCACTGCTGCTTCCCTGTGGGCAGAAGAACAGAGCAACAGGTAAGAACAGGGCCCCTGTGCTTGTCCTTGACCCCTTCCTTGGCCTTGCCCGACCTCAGCCCACCTAGGAAGCAGTGCATCCCAGCCTCCCCAGTCCTGAACCACAGGCTCCTCTTACCCCATAGTTGCTTTCACGGGAGTCAGATGGTGGGGGGTTGGTACACTGTGAATGGAAGGGGATACCCAAAGGCAGGGTGTCAAAGCTACCTCCACAGGCCAGGCCTCTTTGCCACCTGTGTCCTGACTTCCTCACCCCCTTCCActttcctccatctcccctgGCCTGTGACCTctatcccttccctccctctcttcctttcctctttgtccCTCCCCTGTTCTGTCCCATGCTCCCTTTATCTTACCCCTGAGTTCTGGTTGCTGCCTCTCACTGACCCGTAGCCAGGTTGAGCCACGGCTCCCTGCAGGGAGGGTGAAACCCAGTTTAGAAACCAGAGGAtaaggaggggtggggagggcaggatCAAGGGATGGATCTGGGTGGTGACTTTACCTGAGCACTGGCCTCATAGTTGAATGACCTGCCATCGCCACCCTGACCCATAGAGCCACCCAGAGAGTGGGTTCCAAAGTTGCCTTGTGAGGCCCAAGGAGTCCCTTGACCACCGGGATTACCATGGCCTCCTTGAGAGCCAAGCATTCCGTGGCCTCCAGATGTCCCCTGAAAGGACAACACACACATCCTTAGTGTGCCCATCTCTGACACTCATGAGAGAGAGGGAACCAACACAATGGGgcggggggagaggaggggaaagagagttTATATGGTAGAAGACTCACGACAGCAAAAGAAACCGTCCCAGGCAGCCACCAAGGAGCCATCCGGTCGCCCTCTGA
The genomic region above belongs to Microtus ochrogaster isolate Prairie Vole_2 linkage group LG4, MicOch1.0, whole genome shotgun sequence and contains:
- the Dmkn gene encoding dermokine isoform X2, yielding MKLRGSLACFLLTLCLGSGTASPLQNGGESIGARASQGMGDAVSQGVGEAVGQGAKEAASSGIQDALGQGHGGEGGYALRGARGDAFDHRLGEAARSLGNSGNEVGRQAGDVIRRGMDAVHNSESWGTSGGHGMLGSQGGHGNPGGQGTPWASQGNFGTHSLGGSMGQGGDGRSFNYEASAQGAVAQPGYGSVRGSNQNSGCTNPPPSDSRESNYGGSSSGGGNGGHGSSSGNSQGGSNGNSHGNGGHGNGGHGNGGHGNGGHGNGGQGNSGNSGSGSRDIETSNFDEGYSVSRGTGSSSSSGSRGGSGGGNRPECDNPGDDARTAGGSGNQEHGYNGDGGRNEAVSGLKTLNSDPSSSPFNFDSFWENFKSKMPFINWDAINKGHLPPPSTRALLYFRRLWENFKRKTPFFNWKQIEGPDLPSLQKRAGGAEQPEAARQELSAVTSKNYYNNPQGNPTYNWQYYTKATTAKGAVTPSSSSASRAQPGLLKWLKFW
- the Dmkn gene encoding dermokine isoform X1 — protein: MKLRGSLACFLLTLCLGSGTASPLQNGGESIGARASQGMGDAVSQGVGEAVGQGAKEAASSGIQDALGQGHGGEGGYALRGARGDAFDHRLGEAARSLGNSGNEVGRQAGDVIRRGMDAVHNSESWGTSGGHGMLGSQGGHGNPGGQGTPWASQGNFGTHSLGGSMGQGGDGRSFNYEASAQGAVAQPGYGSVRGSNQNSGCTNPPPSDSRESNYGGSSSGGGNGGHGSSSGNSQGGSNGNSHGNGGHGNGGHGNGGHGNGGHGNGGQGNSGNSGSGSRDIETSNFDEGYSVSRGTGSSSSSGSRGGSGGGNRPECDNPGDDARTAGGSGNQESRESSHLLGGPHDYQEHGYNGDGGRNEAVSGLKTLNSDPSSSPFNFDSFWENFKSKMPFINWDAINKGHLPPPSTRALLYFRRLWENFKRKTPFFNWKQIEGPDLPSLQKRAGGAEQPEAARQELSAVTSKNYYNNPQGNPTYNWQYYTKATTAKGAVTPSSSSASRAQPGLLKWLKFW